GCTTGCCGGCGCTGCGGCGGGTGGCGTGTTCGCGGATCTGCCGGTGCAGGTCACGCAGGCCGTCGAAGACGCTGTAGTCGAGATAGCGGCGGAACACGAAAGGCAGCACCACCTGGCGCAGCCCCAGCACGGCGGTGCCGCCGAGGCAGGCGCGCGGCGCGACGACCCGGCTCTTGAGCCAGGCGAAGCGTTCCCATTCGCGGCCCTGCACCACGAAGTATTCCTCCAGCGCGGCGAGCGACACGGCCGCAGGCCCCGAATGTCCGTTGGGCCGCAGCATCAGGTCGACTCGGAACACAAAGCCGTGCTCGGTGGTGTCGCCCACCAGCTGGGTGATGGTTCGCACCACCTGGGCGAAGTACTCGTGGTGCGAGATGCGGCCACGGCCGTCGGCATTGCCCGGCGTTTCGCCCTCGGCCTCGTAGACGTAGACCAGGTCGATGTCGCTGGAGACGTTGAGCTCGCGCCCGCCGAGCTTGCCCATGCCGACCACCCAGAACTCGCAACGGCTGCCATCGGCGTTGGTGGGCACGCCGTGGCGCGCATCGAGCGTGGCGAAGGCCTCGGCGCAGGCGATGTCGAGCGCGAATTCGGCGAGCTCGGTGACGCCGCGCACCACCACCGCCAGGGGCGCCTGCTCCTCGCAGTCGAGGGTGGCCAGGCGTTCCATGACCAGCTGGCGCAGCACCCGCAGCGCGGCACTGCAGTCGTGGCCCTGGGCGCGCAGGGCGGCGAAGGTGTCGGCCATGGCGGCGCGTGTGGGGGCGCCGACGGCCAGCAGCGAGAGCTCCTGCGCATAGCGGCGGCGCAGGCGCTGCACGAAGCGCGCATGGGCGGCGCCACCGTCTATCTCCGATGGGGGAGCAGGCGCAACATCGTGTACGGCCAGGGGGCCGTTACCCCGTGTGGCGGTCATAATTCCTGAGGACATGCCATGCACTTTTTGACAACGACTGACTTAGTGTCCGGGAACCGGTTCAGACATGCCGAGCATTTAGCCCCCTACATGACCGAACCGATAGATAAGAAGAACCCTGTGCGGGCCTGGAAGGCAGCTGCTGCCGTGGCAAGCGGGATCTTCTGGTCGTTATTGGCCGCCTGGTTGTGTGTGGGAGCCGCCTGGTGCGCGGTCCACTTTTGGATTGTGCCGCGAATCGCCGATTTCCGTCCCCGGCTCGAGGCGGAAGCCACGCGCATCCTGGGGGCGCCCGTTCGCATCGGCTCGCTCACCGCGCGATCGGGCTGGCTGGTGCCGACCTTCGCCGTGGCCGACGTGACCGTGACCGACACCGCCGGCCGCACCGCGCTGCGGCTGCCGCTGGTGGTCGCCGCGCTGTCGCCGCGCTCGCTGCTGCACCTGGGGTTCGAGCAGCTCTATCTGGAAGACCCCGAACTCGACCTGCGCCGCGACGCCGACGGCCGCCTCGTCGTCGCGGGCATCGCGCTCAAGCCGTCCCAATCGCCCGGGAGCCGGGGCGCCGACTGGCTCTTCTCGCAGGCCGAGGTGGTGGTGAAGGGCGGCACGCTGCACTGGACCGACGAGCGCACCGCCGTGCCACCGCTCACGCTGGGCGCCGTCGAGGTGGTGCTGCGCAACGGCCCCTGGCGCCACGACCTGCGCGTCGAAGCCACGCCGCCGGCCGACAGCGGCGGCCGCTTCACCCTGGTCGGGCGCTTCGGTCAGCCTTTGCTGTCGCTGCGACCGGGCGCCTGGCGCGACTGGTCCGGTCCGCTCTATCTCGACATGCCCGGCGCCGACGTCGCCAGGCTCTACCGGCAGGCCGGCGACCTGCTGCGGCAACCGGTGCCCGCCGGCGATGGCGATGCGCCGCCCGGCCCCTTGTTCGGCGTGGCGGACGCCGCCGGCCGTGGGTCGCTGCGGCTGTGGGCCGACCTGGCCGGCGGCGGCATCGTCGGCGCGGCGGCCGATGTCGCGGTGGACGACCTCGCCCTGCGATTCGCCGACGCCCCGGAAGCACTGGCATTGCAGCGCCTGTCGGGCCGGCTGACCGGCCATCGCAGCGACGCCGGCTTCGACCTCGCCACGCGCGGACTGGCCTTCTCGCGCGAAGACGGCTACCGCTGGCCGGGCGGCAACGTGGCGCTGCGCCATGTGCGCGCCGGCGCGGGCCGCAGCGCGCGCACCGAGATTACCGGCGACCAGCTCGACCTCGCGGCGCTGGCCGGCGTGGCGCGCAGTCTGCCGCTGGGCGCCGCCGCGCAACGCACGCTGGCCGACCGAGCGCCGCGCGGCCTGCTGCGCTCGATCGACGCCGCCTGGGACACGCCCGACGAGGACGGCGAGCCGTCGCATTTCCGCGCGCGCGGCCAGGTCGCCGGCCTGGCGCTGGCCTCGCGGCCGCCCGACAGCAGCCGGCTCGCCGCCGCCGCGGCGGTGGAAGCCGCGATGCGCGCACGCGATCCGCACGGCCACCAGCATGAACATCCGCCGATAGGCCTGCCCGGCGTGCGCGGCGCGGATGTCGATTTCGACTTCGACGAGCGCGGCGGCAAGGCCGGCGTGGCCATCCACGCGGGCGCGCTCGACTTTCCCGGCGTGTTCGACGAAACGGTCGTACTGATGGATTCGCTGCAGGCCGATCTGCGCTGGCAGCGCGGCGCCGACGGCCGCATGGCGGTGCAGGCGCCCCAGGTGACTTTCGCCAATGCCGACGCCGCCGGGCAATTGCGTGCCACCTGGCACACCGCCGACGACGGTGACCCGGCCCTGCGCATGCCGGGCGTGCTCGATCTCTCCGGCAGCCTTTCGCGCGCCGACGGCACGCGGGTGCATCGCTACCTGCCGCGCACGCTCGGCCCCGAGGTGCGCGAATACGTACGCGACGCAGTGAGCGCCGGCGTGGCCACCGCGGTGGACTTCCAGGTGCGCGGCGATCTGCGCCACATGCCGTTCGCCGATCCGAAACTCGGCCGCTTCCATATCGCCGCCAAGCTGCGCGACGTGACCTACGCCTATGCGCCGCCGGAGATCGAGCAGGAGGGCGCGCTGCCCTGGCCGGCGCTCGTCAAGCTCGACGGCGAACTGGTCTTCGAGGGCCGCACCATGGAGATCCGCCGCGCGTCGGGCCGGCTCGAATCGCCCGACTCCATGCGCGCCACCGGCGCACGCGGGCCGATCGCGCCGCCGCCGCGCACCGCCGCCACGCCGCCGCTGTTGCCGGGCGAGGTGCAGGTGCTGCGCGCCGACGTGAAGATCGCCGACCTGACCAACACCGTGGTGGAGGTGCAGGCGCGGGCCCGGGGGCCGCTGGCCGAGATGCTCGCCATCGTCGATGCGGCGCCGCTGGCCGGCATCACCGGCCATGTGCTGTCGGAGGTGAGCGCCACCGGCCCGGCCGAGCTGCAACTCGGGCTCACGCTGCCGATCCACGACATGCACAACAGCCGGGTGCGAGGACGGCTCGCCCTGGCCGGCAACGATCTGCGCATCCGGCCCGCCACGCCCCTGTTGGCCCAGGCCACCGGCGCGGTGGCCTTCACCGAGGCGGGCTTCAACCTGGTCGGCACGCAGGCCCGCATGCTGGGCGGCGAAATGCGGCTGGAAGGCGGGCTCAAACCGGTGCCCGGCACGAGCACTGCCAGCGGCGCGATGGCGCATGTGCTGGACCTGCGCGCCGAAGGAAGCCTCACCGCCGACGGCCTGCGGGGTACACCCGAGCTCGGCGCCACCGCCCGGCTGGCGAAGGCCGCGCAGGGCGAAGCCAGCTACACCGCCACGGTCGACACATCGCGTGGGCATCCGGAAGTGCTCGTCACCAGCAGCCTGCAGGGCATGGCGCTGAACCTGCCGGCGCCGATGGGCAAGTCGGCCGACGCCAGCCTGCCTTTGCGCTTCCAGACCCGGCTGCTGCCGGCGGGCGACGCGGCCGCCGCACGGGACGAGCTCACCATGCGGCTCGGCGACGTCGTCGCGGTGCGGTATATGCGCTCGCTCGACGGCGAGCAGCCGCGCGTGATGGCCGGCAGCATGGATGTCGGCTCGGACGCCGGGGCGCAGCGGCCGCTGCCCGACGAAGGCGTTGCCGCCAACGTGCGGCTGGCCGTGCTCGACGTGGACGCCTGGCGCGAGGTGCTCCGGCAGGTCGGGGAAGAAGGGCCGGAGGGCCGGAGCGCGGCGGCCGCGCCTACGACGCCGAAGCGATCGGAAGCGGCCGACTACCTGCCCGACACCCTGGCCCTGCGTGCCGGCGAGCTCACGGCCGCCGGCCGCACCCTGCACGACGTGGTGATCGGTGGCACGCACCAAGGCAATCTCTGGCAAGCCAACGTGGACGCGCGCGAGGTCGGCGGCTTCGTCGAATACCGGCAGTCCGCCGGCACCGAGCCGGCCCGCTTCTTCGCCCGGCTGTCGCGGCTGGAGGTGCCCGATACCGCCGCCCAGGACGTGGAGTCGCTCACCGACCAGAGCGGGCCGGAGTCGACCTCGCCCACGGGTGGGCCCTTGCCGGCGCTCGACATCGTGGTCGACGATTTCCAGCTCAAGGAACGCCACCTCGGCCGGCTCGAAGTGCAGGCGGTGAACCGCGACACCGAATGGCGGCTCGACAAGCTGCAGCTCACCATGCCCGAGGCCAGCTTTGCCGCCACCGGCCGCTGGGGCCGGCGCGCGGCGGGTGCGGCGCGGCGCACCGATCTGGATTTCCGCCTCGACCTGCGCGACAGCGGCGCGCTGCTCGCACGCTTCGGCATGCCGGGCGTGGTGGCGCGCGGCGCCGGGCAGCTCCAGGGCAAGGTCGACTGGCAGGGTTCGCCCTTCAGCCCCGAGTACCGGTCCATGGACGGCACGCTGCGGCTGGACGTGGCGAGCGGCCAGTTCCTCAAGGCCGATCCCGGCCTGGCCAAGCTGCTCGGCGTGCTGTCGCTGCAGTCGCTGCCGCGCCGGCTGACGCTGGACTTTCGCGATGTGTTCAGCGACGGATTCGCCTTCGACCACGTGCGCGGCGACGTGCGCATCGACGACGGCATCGCCCGCACCGACCGGCTCGAAATGAAGGGTGTCGCCGCCACCGTGCGCATGGACGGCAGCGCCGACTTGCGCCGCGAGACGCAGGACCTGCGCGTCGTCGTGGTGCCCGAGATCAACGCCGGCACCGCCTCGCTGCTGGCCACCTTCGTCAATCCGGTGATCGGGCTCGGCACCTTCCTCGCCCAGGCCTTGCTGCGCGGACCGCTGATCGACGCGACCACGCAGGAGTTCGACATCAGCGGGCGGTGGGTCGATCCGAAGATCGTGAAGTTGAGCGGCAAGGAACGCACCGAGACCCGGTAGGGGCACGGCGGTGCGCGGCGCGTCGCCTGGCCGCGCGCGGCGACAATGCGGCACGCGCGCCGGCGCGTCATTCCGCCCCCCCTTCGAAGAGGTTTTCGCCATGCAAGTCGCTGCCCTGCAGATGGTTTCCAGCCCCGAGCTGTCCGCCAACCTGGCCGATGCCCGCGCCTTGCTGGAGCAGGCCGCCGCCGCGGGCGCCGAACTGGCGGTGCTGCCCGAATACTTCTGTCTGTTCGCTCAGCGCGACACCGACAAGCTGGCGATCCGCGAGACGTGGGGCGAGGGCGGCGAGATCCAGGACTTTCTCGCGCGCACCGCACGCGAGCTGGGTCTGTGGATCGCCGGCGGCACCTTCCCGGTGGCGATCCCGGGCGACGAGGGCCATGTCTTCAACACGCTGCCGGTGTTCGATCCCCAAGGCCTGGCCCGGGCGCGCTACGACAAGATGCA
The nucleotide sequence above comes from Xylophilus sp. GOD-11R. Encoded proteins:
- a CDS encoding YhdP family protein yields the protein MTEPIDKKNPVRAWKAAAAVASGIFWSLLAAWLCVGAAWCAVHFWIVPRIADFRPRLEAEATRILGAPVRIGSLTARSGWLVPTFAVADVTVTDTAGRTALRLPLVVAALSPRSLLHLGFEQLYLEDPELDLRRDADGRLVVAGIALKPSQSPGSRGADWLFSQAEVVVKGGTLHWTDERTAVPPLTLGAVEVVLRNGPWRHDLRVEATPPADSGGRFTLVGRFGQPLLSLRPGAWRDWSGPLYLDMPGADVARLYRQAGDLLRQPVPAGDGDAPPGPLFGVADAAGRGSLRLWADLAGGGIVGAAADVAVDDLALRFADAPEALALQRLSGRLTGHRSDAGFDLATRGLAFSREDGYRWPGGNVALRHVRAGAGRSARTEITGDQLDLAALAGVARSLPLGAAAQRTLADRAPRGLLRSIDAAWDTPDEDGEPSHFRARGQVAGLALASRPPDSSRLAAAAAVEAAMRARDPHGHQHEHPPIGLPGVRGADVDFDFDERGGKAGVAIHAGALDFPGVFDETVVLMDSLQADLRWQRGADGRMAVQAPQVTFANADAAGQLRATWHTADDGDPALRMPGVLDLSGSLSRADGTRVHRYLPRTLGPEVREYVRDAVSAGVATAVDFQVRGDLRHMPFADPKLGRFHIAAKLRDVTYAYAPPEIEQEGALPWPALVKLDGELVFEGRTMEIRRASGRLESPDSMRATGARGPIAPPPRTAATPPLLPGEVQVLRADVKIADLTNTVVEVQARARGPLAEMLAIVDAAPLAGITGHVLSEVSATGPAELQLGLTLPIHDMHNSRVRGRLALAGNDLRIRPATPLLAQATGAVAFTEAGFNLVGTQARMLGGEMRLEGGLKPVPGTSTASGAMAHVLDLRAEGSLTADGLRGTPELGATARLAKAAQGEASYTATVDTSRGHPEVLVTSSLQGMALNLPAPMGKSADASLPLRFQTRLLPAGDAAAARDELTMRLGDVVAVRYMRSLDGEQPRVMAGSMDVGSDAGAQRPLPDEGVAANVRLAVLDVDAWREVLRQVGEEGPEGRSAAAAPTTPKRSEAADYLPDTLALRAGELTAAGRTLHDVVIGGTHQGNLWQANVDAREVGGFVEYRQSAGTEPARFFARLSRLEVPDTAAQDVESLTDQSGPESTSPTGGPLPALDIVVDDFQLKERHLGRLEVQAVNRDTEWRLDKLQLTMPEASFAATGRWGRRAAGAARRTDLDFRLDLRDSGALLARFGMPGVVARGAGQLQGKVDWQGSPFSPEYRSMDGTLRLDVASGQFLKADPGLAKLLGVLSLQSLPRRLTLDFRDVFSDGFAFDHVRGDVRIDDGIARTDRLEMKGVAATVRMDGSADLRRETQDLRVVVVPEINAGTASLLATFVNPVIGLGTFLAQALLRGPLIDATTQEFDISGRWVDPKIVKLSGKERTETR